The genomic region CCGCGGGCAGGCGGGGAACGCGGTGGCTGCCGGGATTGCCCGAACGCCATGCGGTATTTCCCGGCGCGGCGCGTTGCGCGGCTGCTCAGCTCAGCTTTTTCAAATCCGCGATCAGGGTGTCGATGTTGCCTTTGCGGTGATCCAGCATGGCGCCGATCTCGGTGCGCTCGGTCAGCAGCAGATTTACCCCTTCGATGAACATGTTGAAAAATTTGTCCTTGCCGGATTTATCGGACACCAGAAAGGTCACCTCAAACGGGGCCTGCCCCTGCAGGGTGGCAATCGATTTGACCTCATAGCCGGCGCGGATCTTGCGAGCGGATTTCACTTTGATGCCGCCGCCGATGAATTCACGGAACCGCTTGCCATATTTGCGCGAGATATAGCCCTGAAACGCCTTGGTGAAGGCCCGCATCTGCGCCTTTGACGCGCGTCGACCGTCAACGCCAAGGGCGTATTGCGCCATGATTGGCACATCGGCGTAGCGGATAAAGATCTTCTCAAAGTCCCGGATCATTGCGGATTCGGATTTGCCGGAGGCGATGACTTTGTTGATGTCGCTGACCACATTGCCAACCAGATCGCGGGCGCCATTTTCGCTGAGCGCAAGAACGGGGAAGGGCAGGGCGGCCAGGCCCAGACCTGAAATAGTGATGTTCAGGAAGCTGCGGCGGTCAAACAAATTACTCGGCATAGATATCCTCATAGGGGTCGGAGTAGGGATCACCAAAGACCCCGTCATAAGTATCCTGATCGCCGCCCAACTCAAAGCGTCGGTTTTGCAGATAAATCAGCCGGGCCTGAGCATAGCTGTCGGCGCTTTCATACAAGATCGAGTCAATTGTAGCAGAATAATTGCCGCGGTCGCCCATTCGGCGCACGATCTCGGCATAAACGCCGATATTATCGGCGGGGTTCTGCCGGGCAAAGGTGATCGGATTGGTGAAGAAATCAGCAAAGACACCCACCGCATCGCGGGTGGTCGACGGGCCGTAGAGGGGGATTTCAACATAGGCCCCTTCCCCAAAGCCCCATACATGCAGGGTTTCGCCAAAGTCAGTATCGACCCGGGCTATGTTGAAATCCGAGGCCGGATCAAACAGACCGCCCATGCCGAGCACAGTGTTGATCAGCAATCTGGAGATCGCCAGACCGGTTTTGGGCAGGTCGCCCTGCAACAATGCATTCACCGCCTGGCCGGGCATCGACAGGTTTTCCGCAAACAGGCCAAAGGAGGTGACTATTTCCGGCGGTACAGCAGAGACATAGCCGTTGGATGCAGGCCGGAAGATGGCCCGGTCAACGCTCAGATTGAAGCCGTGGATAGAGCGGTTGACCTCCTCGTGGGGATCAAACACATCACCTGCAGCCCGCGCCTCGGGGCTTTGCCCGGCACAGCCAGCGGTTAATCCGGTCAGCAACAGGGCAACAAGAAGAGAAATCTGTCGCAGCGTCAAAGTCATCTGTCTTGGTGTCCATGTTCTCAGCCAATGGGTCGCAGCCCGGCCCCGATCTAAACGTAATCAGTCGGGTTCACAGAGGCTATGCATAATGTTTGTTTTGTTGTGACAGATTTAGAACATATTACAAGGTAGGCTGCTAGGGAGGAGGGGGTTACTTTCATAGGCCGATACAGCGTTACTGCAGGAATATTATGACAAATAGAACATTAAAAAACGGTTTGGACGAGTTGCGGGGGATCCGTCGTCGCAGTCGCAACCTGTATTGGTCTGTTGGGCTGTTCAGCTTCTTTGCCAATATGCTGATGCTGACCGGGCCTCTGTATATGATGCAGGTCTATGACCGGGTGCTGGGCAGCCGCTCTGAGCAGACGCTGGTGGCGCTGTCGCTGCTGGTGGTGTTTCTCTATGGCATGATGGGGCTGCTGGATTATTCCCGGGGTCGGATCATGGCGCGGGTTGGGGCGCGGTTTCAGGCGGCGCTGGACCGGCGGGTGTTTGATGCGATGATCCGGCGTTCAGCGCTGACCTCGGACCCGGTGGCGCAAACCGGCCTGTCTGATCTGGAATCGGTGCAGCGGTTGATGGCCTCGCCGGTGCTGATGGCCGGGTTTGATATGCCGTGGACGCCGATATTCCTGGCTGGCATTGCGCTGTTTCATCCCTGGCTGGGGCTGCTGGCGGTGGGCGGCGGCGCGGTTCTGGTTTTGATCGCGCTGCTGAACCAGCTGTTCTCAAGGGCGCCGCAATTGCAGGCAAGCCTCGCCTCGCACCGGGCTGGCATGATGTCCGAGGAAATCCGCAGCGAAGCCGAGATGATCCAGTCCATGGGCATGCGCGGCGCCGCCTTTGGCCGCTGGAAGGTGGCCCGCGACACGGCGCTGGTGGAAACCATCTCGGCCAATGATGTCGGCGGCAGCTTTACCTCGCTGACCAAGACGCTGCGGCTGTTTCTGCAATCGGCGATGCTGGGGCTGGGCGCCTATCTGGTGTTGCAGGGTGAGGTATCGCCCGGCGCGATGATTGCCGGCTCGATCCTGATGGGGCGGGCCTTGGCGCCGATTGAACTGATGCTGGGGCAATGGGCGCTGGTTCAGCGCGCCCGCAAGGGCTGGGCCAGTCTGGCGGAGCTGCTGACCAAGGTGCCGCAGGAACAAGAGCGGCTGGCGCTGCCCAAGCCCAAGGCCCGGCTGGAGCTGCAGGCGGTGACGGTGGTGCCGCCGGGAGAAAAGACGCCGCAGTTGCGCAACGTCACCTTCAAACTGCAGCCGGGGCAGGCGCTGGGGGTGATTGGCCCTTCGGGCTCGGGCAAGTCGACATTGGCGCGGGCGCTGACCGGCGTGTGGCGGGTGGCGGCTGGCACCATCCGGCTGGACGGGGCGGCGCTGGATCAATATGCGCCCGATGTGCTGGGCCAGCATATCGGTTACCTGCCGCAGCGGGTGCAATTGTTTGAGGGGACAATTGCGCAGAACATTGCCCGCCTGGCGGAGACGCCGGAGGCTGAAAAAGTGGTCGCCGCCGCCAAGAAAGCAGCGGCGCATGCGATGATTACCAAGCTGCCCGACGGCTATGACACCCGGATCAAGGCGGGGGGGGGGCGCCTGTCCGGCGGCCAGATGCAGCGGATTGGCCTGGCGCGGGCGCTTTATGATGATCCGGTGATCCTGATCCTGGATGAGCCAAATTCAAACCTGGACAACGACGGGTCGGTGGCTTTGAACGCCGCGATCAAACAGTTAAAATCCGAGGGCAGATCAGTGCTGATCATGGCCCACCGGCCTGCGGCGATACAGGAATGTGACCTGCTGCTGGTGCTGGATCAGGGCAATCAGACCGCCTTTGGCCCCAAGGACCAGGTGCTGCGCCAGATGGTGGTGAACCATGAGAAGATCCAGAAAACCGCAGCAGCGAGGCAGGCCCAATGACGCAAGAAACCACATGGTCGGCCCGGCGTCCGGTTTTCATCGGTATGCTTGGCCTGTTGCTGCTGGTCGGCGGCTTTGGCACCTGGTCGGTGCTGTCGTCGATTGCCGGCGCGGTGGTGGCCAGTGGCCGCATTGAGGTCGATCAGAACCGCCAGGTGGTGCAGCATCTGGATGGCGGCATCGTCTCGGAAATCCTGGTGCAGGAGGGCGACGCGGTGGCCGAGGGCGCCTTGTTGCTGCGCCTTGATGCCAGCCGGCTGAGCTCGCAACTGGTGATCACCGAAGGCCAGTTGTTTGAGCTGACCTCGCGTCGGGGGCGGCTGGAGGCGGAACGCGACAGTGCCGCTGCCATTGTCTTTGATGCGGACCTTATTGCGCTGGCTGCAACCCGACCCGAGGTTGCGGAGTTTATGGCGGGGCAAGTGCGATTGTTCCTGGCCCGGCAGGATTCGGTGGCGCGGGAGACCGAGCAGCTTGAAAAGCGCCGCGAGCAGATCCGCGATCAAATTGTTGGGATCAAGGCGCAGCAGGACTCGATGGTACTGCAACTGGAGCTGATCGGCGAGGAACTGGTAAACCAGCAATCTCTGCTGGACCGCGGATTGGCGCAGGCGGGCACCGTTTTGAACCTGCGCCGCACCTCGGCGGATCTGCAGGGCTCGCTGGGAGAGCTGGTCGCAACAGAGGCGCAGGCCGAAGGTCGCATTACCGAGACCGAGATTGAGATCCTGAAGCTGGGCACCGGCCAGCGCGAGGAGGCGATCACCCGGCTGCGCGACCTGCGCTATCAGGAACTGGAACTGGCCGAAACCAGGCGGTCGCTGCTGGACCAGTTGGATCGGCTTGATATCCGGGCGCCGGTTTCGGGGATTGTCTATGGATTGCAGGTCCATACCCTCCGTTCGGTGATCCGTGCCGCCGAGCCGGTATTGTATCTGGTGCCGCAGGATCGACCGCTGATTGTGGCCGCACAGGTGTCTCCGATCAACATTGATGAGGTCTATGTTGGCCAATCGGTGACGCTGCGGTTTTCGGCGCTGGATCAGCGCGAGACCCCGGAACTGTTTGGCACCGTTACGCTGCTGTCGGCGGATTCCTTTGAGGACGAAGCCAGCCGCCAGCCCTATTACCGGGCTGAAATTGAGCTGCAAGAGGGCGAGGTCGACAAGCTGCCAGAGGGCGTGGTGCTGATCCCCGGCATGCCGGTGGAAAGCTTTATCCGCACCGCCGATCACTCGCCGCTGTCCTATCTGATCAAGCCGCTGGCCGACTATTTCAACAAAGCCTTCCGCGAGAGCTGATCCCCGGGCTGGTTGCCAGCCTGCGTTTTTCCCTTTCCGCTGTATTGCTTCGCGGTTAGCGTCGCCGACGAAACACTTGTTGGAGGATAGATGTCATGGGTTTTGAGGCGAAACTGAAAGAGCTGGGCGTGACACTGCCGGATGCTCCGGCTCCGGCGGCCAATTATGTGCCCTATGTTGTGGCGGGTGACATGGTCTATGTCTCGGGGCAGATTTCGGCGGATAGCACGGGGCTGATCACCGGCACATTGGGCGCGGATATGGATGTCGAGGCGGGTGCCGCGGCGGCCAAAACTTGCGCTATCTCTTTACTGGCGCAAGTGAAGGCGGCCTGTGGCGGTGATCTGGATCGCCTGGTGAAGGTGGTCAAACTGGGCGCCTTTGTGAATTCCACCGATGACTTCACCAAGCAGCCAATGGTGGTCAACGGAGCTTCTGATTTTCTGGTCGCGGCGCTGGGCGATGTCGGCCGCCATGCGCGCTCGGCTGTTAGTTCCCCCTCGCTGCCACTGGGTGTTGCTGTTGAGATCGACGGGGTATTTCAGATCAAATGACGCCAGCACTCCCCGCCGATTTCCTAAGGCTGCCGATTGCCCACCGGGCCCTGCATGATGTCACCGATGGGCGTCCAGAGAACAGCCGTGCGGCCATCCGCGCGGCGATTGCGGCGGGCTACGGTATCGAAATCGACCTGCAGTTGAGCGCCGATGGCCAGCCGATGGTGTTCCATGATTATGATCTGGAGCGGCTGGCAGAGGCGCGCGGGCCGGTCAATCTGCTGACCCGGGACCAGGCCCGGGCCACTCCCTTGAGGGGGGGCGACGGCGAGGGTATCCCGGATCTGGCTGAGGTGCTGGATCTGGTTGCCGGCCAAGTACCGTTGCTGATTGAGATCAAGGATCAGGATGGTCAGATGGGGCCGGATATCGGCGCGCTTGAACGGGCGGCGGCTGCTGCCTTGCAGGGCTACTCTGGCCCGCTGGCGCTGATGTCGTTCAACCCGAACTCGGTTGCTGAACTGGCCCGGCTGGCACCGGAGCTGCCACGCGGCATCGTCACCAGTGGCTATGATTTTGAGGCCTGGCCAGAGCTGACCGGGCCGATTTGCAATCGGCTTCGGGATATGCCGGATCTTGACCGGGTCGGCGCCAGCTTCATCAGTCACCAGGCCAGTGATCTGTCGCGGCCCCGGGTGCAGCGCCTGCGCGACGGCGGGCTTCCGGTGTTATGCTGGACGATTAGGTCGCAGGTCGAGGAGCGCGCGGCGCGGGTCTTTGCCGATAATGTGACCTTTGAGGGCTATCTTTCTGCTTTGCCGGGTTGATAGCCGGTTGTCTCTGCCCAAGTATCGCAGGCGCAAGGGGGGCCTATGGATCAGGCGCAAATCGAAATACAATTGCTGGGCTCATTGGCGCAGATAGCGGCTGATGAGTGGGATGCATGCGCTTGCCCCGAGGCCGCAGAAGGTGGCCGTCCCAACGATCCCTTCACCACCCATCGGTTTCTGTCCGCGCTGGAAGACAGCGGATCGGTGGGGCGTGGCAGCGGCTGGCAGCCGCAGTATCTGACCGCCTATCTGGATGGCGCGCTGATCGGCTGTGCGCCGATGTATGCCAAGTCGCACAGTCAGGGTGAGTATATTTTTGACCACAATTGGGCGCATGCGTTTGAGCAGGCGGGCGGACGCTATTACCCCAAGCTGCAAATGGCGGTGCCCTTTACCCCGGTCACCGGCCGGCGATTGCTGGTGCGTCCCGGATACCAGGCCGTCGGTCAGTCCGCATTGGTGCAGGGCGCGGTGCAACTGGCGGCGAATAACGAATTGTCGTCGCTACATGTGACATTCTGCACCGAGGAGGAGGCCAGGGTAGGTGAGCAAATGGGGCTGATGCCGCGGCTGACGCAGCAGTTTCACTGGCTCAATCAGGATTATCAGGATTTTGACGGCTTTCTGGCCAGCCTGTCGTCGCGCAAACGTAAGAATATCCGCAAGGAGCGGGCGCAGGCGCAGGGCTTTGGTGGCGAAATTGAGGTGTTCAGCGGTGCGGATCTGCGGTGCGAACATTGGGATGCCTTCTGGCAGTTCTATCAGGATACCGGTGCCCGCAAATGGGGATCGCCCTATTTGACCCGCGCCTTCTTTGACATTGCGCAGGACACAATGGCGGATGACATGGCGCTGATTCTTGCCCGGCGCGATGGGCGTTATGTCGCCGGGGCGCTGAATTTCATTGGCCGTGATACGCTTTATGGCCGATATTGGGGTTGTAGCGAACATCATCCCTGCCTGCATTTCGAACTGTGCTATTATCAGGCTATGGATCTGGCCATCGCCATGGGGCTGGCTCGGATCGAGGCCGGGGCGCAGGGCGAGCACAAGCTGGCGCGCGGATATCTGCCGACGCAGACACATTCCCTGCATTGGCTGGGGGATCCCGGCTTTGCTGATGCGGTGGCCCGGTATCTGGAGGCAGAGCGCGTGGCAATCGAGGAAGAGATTGAGATCCTGACGGACTATGGCCCGTTCAAAAAGCTAGAGGTGGAGGAACAGCAATGACCGAGAAACTGTCAGAGGCAACCCGCGGACCGCTGTTGGACCCGTTGTTTCAAACCGGCTGGACCCTGCTGGAGGGTCGTGACGCGATCACCAAGACCTACAAGTTCAACAATTTTGTCGACGCTTTTGGCTGGATGACCCGGGCCGCGATCTGGGCCGAAAAATGGAATCACCATCCGGAGTGGAGCAATGTCTACAATAAGGTGACGGTGGTGCTGACGACGCATGACGTGGGCGGGATCAGTTCCCAGGATGCCAAGCTGGCGCGCAAATTTGATAGCCTGATCTAGGGACCAGAGCCCCGGAGCGGCCGGGGCTTTGGTCTGTTTTGACTGGGATCAGCCCATCGTCTCCAGCAGGCCTTCACCGGCGGTCAGCTCGCAGATGCCGGGGCCTTTTTCCATCTGCAGAATCGTCACCTCGCCGTCCTCGACCAGCATTGCATAGCGCAGCGAACGGGCCAGAAGGCCGGCCGCGGCGGCATCAAATCGCATGCCTATGGCCTCGGTCAGGCTGCAATCGGCATCGGCCAGCATGGTTATCCCGGCCTCGGTGGCGCCGGTCTCTTTGCCCCAGGCCGCCATCACAAAGGGATCGTTGACCGAAATGCAGATGATCTCGTCGACGCCTTTGGCGATCAATTGGTCCTTGGTGCGGATAAAGCTGGGCACATGGGCGGCGCTGCAGGTTGGGGTATAGGCACCCGGCACGGCAAAGATCGCCACTTTGCGGCCCCTGGTCTTATCACCAATGGCAACCGGTTCCGGGCCCTTGGCGCCGATCTGCACCAATGTTGCCTCTGGTAGCTTTTCACCTACTGAAATCATCTTTGCCTCGTCACTTCTAATTGCGTTTTGGTTGGGCCCGCATATAGGGTCCGGCAGAACCGTGACCACAACAGTGCAGGGAGGCAAGGGCAACATGAGCCAGATCGTCGTGATAGGGGCCGGGCAGGCGGGATCGTCGCTGGTGGCCAAGCTGCGCAAGGTCGGATTTGACGGCGAGATCACCCTGATCGGGGCCGAAACCGCGCTGCCCTATCAGCGCCCGCCACTGTCCAAGGCCTATCTGCTGGGGGACATGGCGCTGGAGCGGTTGTTTCTGCGGCCTGAGAAGTTTTATGCCGACAACAATATCACCCTGAAGCTGGGCCAGCCGGTCAGTGCCATTGATGCAGCCGCCAAGACGGTCAGTATTGGCGATGAGGTGATCGCCTATGATCATCTGGCGCTGACCACCGGATCAGACCCGCGTCGCCTGCCGACGGCAATCGGTGGTGATCTGGAGGGCGTGTTTGTGGTGCGCGGCTTGGCGGATGTCGACGCCATGGCGCCCTCGGTGCGTGAGGGTGCCCGCACACTGATTGTTGGCGGCGGCTATATCGGTCTGGAGGCGGCGGCGGTCTGTGCCAAACGCGGTGTAAATGTGGTGCTGGTCGAGATGGCAGACCGCATATTGCAACGGGTGGCGGCGCCCGAAACATCGGATTATTTCCGCGCCCTGCATGGCGCGCATGGGGTGGATATCCGCGAAGGGGTTGGGCTGGAGCGGCTGCTGGGCCGTGATGGCAAGCTCACCGGCGCGGTGCTCAGCGATGGGTCCACGCTGGAGTTGGATTTTGTGGTTGTTGGTGTTGGTATCTCTCCTGCCACGCAGCTGGCTGAAATGGCCGGTGTGACCTTGAACAACGGCATTGAGACCGACGCGCAGGGGCGGACCTCGGATGCGTCAATCTGGGCGGCCGGCGATTGTGCCTCGTTTCCCTATCAGGGCGGGCGCATTCGGTTAGAGAGCGTGCCCAACGCGATCGATCAGTCCGAGATCGTGGCGCAGAATATCATGGGGGCGGAAAAGGCCTATACCGCCAAGCCGTGGTTCTGGTCTGATCAGTATGACGTCAAACTGCAGATCGCCGGGCTGAACACCGGCTATAGCCAAGTGGTCACCCGTGCCGGCGCCGGTGCCTCGGTGTCGTTCTGGTATTTCAAGGATGACCAGTTGCTGGCGGTGGATGCGATGAACGACCCGCGCGCCTATATGGTGGGAAAGCGGTTGATTGATGCGGGCAAGAGTTGCGATCCCAAGGTTGTAGCTGATCCCGAGATCGACCTGAAGTCGCTGTTGAAAGCATGAGGATCATTGCCGGGGGTTTTCGCGGCCGGGCGCTGGCTGCGGTGGGCAAGGGCGACGCAGGCGCGCATCTGCGCCCCACCACAGACCGGGTGCGCGAAAGCCTGTTCAATGTGCTGGCCAACACCGGCGTTATTCCGGGGGCCCGGGTTCTGGACCTGTTTGCCGGCACCGGTGCGCTGGGGTTGGAAGCCCTGTCACGGGGCGCGTCCTGGGTGAGCTTTGTTGACAGTGGGCGGGTGTCCTCGGGGCTGATCCGCAAGAACATCGACATCACCCGCAGTCAGGACAGTACCAGTCTGATCAAGCGGGATGTGCTGAAGCTGGGGGTAAACCCGGATGCACCCTATGATCTGATCTTTCTCGACCCGCCCTACGGCAAAGGCCTGGGCGAAAAGGCCTTGGCTGTGGCGGCCGAGGCAGGCTGGATCGACGATGAGGCGCTGGTGGTCTGGGAGGAAAGCAGCCCGATGGCGGCGCCCAAAGGCTATCAGTTGCGCGACAGCCGCAAATATGGCGACACTCATATCACTCTGATGTGGCGAGATGTTTCGGAGTGATTAGCAGGCCTTTGCGCATTGATTTGATTATTATCTGAAGTCAGGAACGATTTTATGCCAAAGACCCATCCGACCCCAAAGCTGGTGATTTTTGATTGTGATGGCGTGCTTGTCGACAGCGAAGTGATTTCAAACCAGGTGTTGGTCGAGAACTTGGCGCAGTACGGGCTACATCTGGACCTGGCAGACTGTATGGACCTGTTTGTTGGTGGCACGATGGCTGGCGTGAAAGGTAAGGCCCAGAAACTGGGTGCGGATCTACCGCTGAACTGGGTTGATGAGGTCTATCAAGAGACTTACGCAAGGCTGAAAGATGGCGTGCCGCTTGTTTCTGGTATTCCCGAACTTTTGGCGTTGCTTGATCGCGAGAATATTCCCTGTTGTGTGGCCTCTAACGGCTGCGAGGACAAGATGCGGATCACTTTGGGTCAGAGTGATTTGTGGCAACGGTTTCACCCCAACGCGATGTTCTCGGCCCATACGCTGGGCGTTGCCAAACCCGAACCGGGGCTGTTTCTGGCAGCTGCCAGCCATTTTGACGTTCAGGCGCGGCAGTGTTTGGTGATTGAAGACAGCGCCACCGGGGCCAAGGCTGCGATGCGGGCGGGGATGCGGTGTCTGGGCTATGCCCCCGAGGGCATTGGTGCAAAACTGGCCGAGCAGGGGGCCGAGGTGTTTGGTGCTATGGCGCAGGTGCCAGCGCTGATTGGCTTGACTGACGCCGGGGCGTAGCCGGAAATCCTTACCCAAAAGTAAGGGGGGCGCTGCCCCCCTCTTGCCGCTGGGGCGACAATTCACCCCCTGGGATATTTTTGGCCAGATGAAAGCGGATCCTTGTAGGGCTGGGGCGGCGGGACTGGGGCGGCGGGACTGGGTTATTCATAGCTGAAGCTGGCCAGTATCCGTCCGCCCAGGGTATCGGGCAATTGCTCGGGGCCGTTGATCGGGACCAGGTTGCGGCTGATATTGTGCAGGATGAAATAGCTCTCGGCGCGGGCCGGGTGGGGAATGGCGACCAGTTGCAGCACCATCGGGCCATTGGACGGGTCGGTATAGGTGGCCAGCAGTTGGACCGCGCGCATGCCATTGACGGAAATTTCGCGAGTGCTGATGATTTTGGCGTCGGTAAAGCCCTGGATCGCAGAGGGATAGGCCGATTGTGTCAGCGCCTTGGCGGCGCTGCGCAGGCGGATCGGCATCGGGTCGTCGCTGTCTTGCGGGATGGGGAAACTGGCATCCACCACATGAAAGTTCTCGATGAACCTGCGCCCGGATGGGTCTTTAGTGGCGAAGGTGAATTTGACAATGCCGCCGCTGGGGCGGCCATCGGCGATCAGCTCAACATCATTGCGGATCGGGATCTGTAGCGCAAAGGGCACTTTGATCGGGATGTTGTATTTGGCGGTATAGTCGGCATTGAACCGAAAAATGCGATTGAGGTAAGCGCCTTGGTAACTGAACAGGTTGAAGGAGAGGCTTGGCTCTTGCGACTGCGCGGCGGGGGCCAGACCAAGCAGTGCAATCACTGCGATGATGTTTTTAAAACTCATATAAAATCTCCCTAATTAAACAGGGATCAGCTTAGGGCATTGGCGGCTTTCGTCAAATATCCAGGATCAGCACTGGCTGTCGTCGGCTGTCTGGGCCCCATCGCCGGGTCTGGATCAGGCGATGGGGCAGTCAAACCGTGAGAGGTCAGCGTTAGGTCGGGTGGAACTTACCACCGGGCGACAGAGTGAAAATGTCAAACCCGTCGGCAGTGACCCCAATCGAATGCTCGAACTGGGCTGACAGGGATTTGTCGCGGGTTACGGCGGTCCAGTCGTCGGCCAGCACCTTGGTCTCGGGGCGGCCCAAGTTAATCATCGGCTCGATGGTGAAGAACATGCCTTCCTCGAGCTTGGGGCCAGTGCCGGGGCGACCGTAGTGCAGCACGTTGGGCGGTGCGTGAAAGACCAGACCCAAGCCGTGGCCACAGAAATCGCGCACCACGCTCATCCGCTGGCTTTCGGCATAGACCTGAATGGCATGGCCGATGTCGCCAAAGGTATTGCCGGGCTTCACGGCCTCGATGCCCTTCATCAGGGCATCATGGGTGACCTGAATGAGACGCTTTGCCTTGAGTGGCATTTTTCCGGCCACATACATCCGGCTGGTGTCGCCAAACCAGCCATCGACGATCACAGTGACGTCGATGTTGAGGATATCGCCATCTTTCAGCTTTTTGTCGCCGGGGATGCCGTGGCACACCACGTGGTTCACCGAGATACAGCTGGCGTGTTGATAGCCTTTGTAGCCGATGGTGGCTGAGGTAGCGCCAGCATCGTCGACCATTTTGGTGATCAACCGGTCGATCTCGCCGGTGGTTTGGCCAACAAAGATATGCGCCGCAATATCGTCGAGAATGCGCGCGGCGAGTTCCCCGGCCACATGCATGCCGGCAAAATCGGCCTGTTGGTAAATGCGAATGCC from Parasedimentitalea psychrophila harbors:
- a CDS encoding MlaC/ttg2D family ABC transporter substrate-binding protein; translation: MPSNLFDRRSFLNITISGLGLAALPFPVLALSENGARDLVGNVVSDINKVIASGKSESAMIRDFEKIFIRYADVPIMAQYALGVDGRRASKAQMRAFTKAFQGYISRKYGKRFREFIGGGIKVKSARKIRAGYEVKSIATLQGQAPFEVTFLVSDKSGKDKFFNMFIEGVNLLLTERTEIGAMLDHRKGNIDTLIADLKKLS
- a CDS encoding MlaA family lipoprotein, which encodes MTLTLRQISLLVALLLTGLTAGCAGQSPEARAAGDVFDPHEEVNRSIHGFNLSVDRAIFRPASNGYVSAVPPEIVTSFGLFAENLSMPGQAVNALLQGDLPKTGLAISRLLINTVLGMGGLFDPASDFNIARVDTDFGETLHVWGFGEGAYVEIPLYGPSTTRDAVGVFADFFTNPITFARQNPADNIGVYAEIVRRMGDRGNYSATIDSILYESADSYAQARLIYLQNRRFELGGDQDTYDGVFGDPYSDPYEDIYAE
- a CDS encoding type I secretion system permease/ATPase, with protein sequence MTNRTLKNGLDELRGIRRRSRNLYWSVGLFSFFANMLMLTGPLYMMQVYDRVLGSRSEQTLVALSLLVVFLYGMMGLLDYSRGRIMARVGARFQAALDRRVFDAMIRRSALTSDPVAQTGLSDLESVQRLMASPVLMAGFDMPWTPIFLAGIALFHPWLGLLAVGGGAVLVLIALLNQLFSRAPQLQASLASHRAGMMSEEIRSEAEMIQSMGMRGAAFGRWKVARDTALVETISANDVGGSFTSLTKTLRLFLQSAMLGLGAYLVLQGEVSPGAMIAGSILMGRALAPIELMLGQWALVQRARKGWASLAELLTKVPQEQERLALPKPKARLELQAVTVVPPGEKTPQLRNVTFKLQPGQALGVIGPSGSGKSTLARALTGVWRVAAGTIRLDGAALDQYAPDVLGQHIGYLPQRVQLFEGTIAQNIARLAETPEAEKVVAAAKKAAAHAMITKLPDGYDTRIKAGGGRLSGGQMQRIGLARALYDDPVILILDEPNSNLDNDGSVALNAAIKQLKSEGRSVLIMAHRPAAIQECDLLLVLDQGNQTAFGPKDQVLRQMVVNHEKIQKTAAARQAQ
- a CDS encoding HlyD family type I secretion periplasmic adaptor subunit, coding for MTQETTWSARRPVFIGMLGLLLLVGGFGTWSVLSSIAGAVVASGRIEVDQNRQVVQHLDGGIVSEILVQEGDAVAEGALLLRLDASRLSSQLVITEGQLFELTSRRGRLEAERDSAAAIVFDADLIALAATRPEVAEFMAGQVRLFLARQDSVARETEQLEKRREQIRDQIVGIKAQQDSMVLQLELIGEELVNQQSLLDRGLAQAGTVLNLRRTSADLQGSLGELVATEAQAEGRITETEIEILKLGTGQREEAITRLRDLRYQELELAETRRSLLDQLDRLDIRAPVSGIVYGLQVHTLRSVIRAAEPVLYLVPQDRPLIVAAQVSPINIDEVYVGQSVTLRFSALDQRETPELFGTVTLLSADSFEDEASRQPYYRAEIELQEGEVDKLPEGVVLIPGMPVESFIRTADHSPLSYLIKPLADYFNKAFRES
- a CDS encoding RidA family protein, yielding MGFEAKLKELGVTLPDAPAPAANYVPYVVAGDMVYVSGQISADSTGLITGTLGADMDVEAGAAAAKTCAISLLAQVKAACGGDLDRLVKVVKLGAFVNSTDDFTKQPMVVNGASDFLVAALGDVGRHARSAVSSPSLPLGVAVEIDGVFQIK
- a CDS encoding glycerophosphodiester phosphodiesterase family protein — translated: MTPALPADFLRLPIAHRALHDVTDGRPENSRAAIRAAIAAGYGIEIDLQLSADGQPMVFHDYDLERLAEARGPVNLLTRDQARATPLRGGDGEGIPDLAEVLDLVAGQVPLLIEIKDQDGQMGPDIGALERAAAAALQGYSGPLALMSFNPNSVAELARLAPELPRGIVTSGYDFEAWPELTGPICNRLRDMPDLDRVGASFISHQASDLSRPRVQRLRDGGLPVLCWTIRSQVEERAARVFADNVTFEGYLSALPG
- a CDS encoding GNAT family N-acetyltransferase; protein product: MDQAQIEIQLLGSLAQIAADEWDACACPEAAEGGRPNDPFTTHRFLSALEDSGSVGRGSGWQPQYLTAYLDGALIGCAPMYAKSHSQGEYIFDHNWAHAFEQAGGRYYPKLQMAVPFTPVTGRRLLVRPGYQAVGQSALVQGAVQLAANNELSSLHVTFCTEEEARVGEQMGLMPRLTQQFHWLNQDYQDFDGFLASLSSRKRKNIRKERAQAQGFGGEIEVFSGADLRCEHWDAFWQFYQDTGARKWGSPYLTRAFFDIAQDTMADDMALILARRDGRYVAGALNFIGRDTLYGRYWGCSEHHPCLHFELCYYQAMDLAIAMGLARIEAGAQGEHKLARGYLPTQTHSLHWLGDPGFADAVARYLEAERVAIEEEIEILTDYGPFKKLEVEEQQ
- a CDS encoding 4a-hydroxytetrahydrobiopterin dehydratase — translated: MTEKLSEATRGPLLDPLFQTGWTLLEGRDAITKTYKFNNFVDAFGWMTRAAIWAEKWNHHPEWSNVYNKVTVVLTTHDVGGISSQDAKLARKFDSLI
- a CDS encoding peroxiredoxin, which gives rise to MISVGEKLPEATLVQIGAKGPEPVAIGDKTRGRKVAIFAVPGAYTPTCSAAHVPSFIRTKDQLIAKGVDEIICISVNDPFVMAAWGKETGATEAGITMLADADCSLTEAIGMRFDAAAAGLLARSLRYAMLVEDGEVTILQMEKGPGICELTAGEGLLETMG
- a CDS encoding NAD(P)/FAD-dependent oxidoreductase, whose amino-acid sequence is MSQIVVIGAGQAGSSLVAKLRKVGFDGEITLIGAETALPYQRPPLSKAYLLGDMALERLFLRPEKFYADNNITLKLGQPVSAIDAAAKTVSIGDEVIAYDHLALTTGSDPRRLPTAIGGDLEGVFVVRGLADVDAMAPSVREGARTLIVGGGYIGLEAAAVCAKRGVNVVLVEMADRILQRVAAPETSDYFRALHGAHGVDIREGVGLERLLGRDGKLTGAVLSDGSTLELDFVVVGVGISPATQLAEMAGVTLNNGIETDAQGRTSDASIWAAGDCASFPYQGGRIRLESVPNAIDQSEIVAQNIMGAEKAYTAKPWFWSDQYDVKLQIAGLNTGYSQVVTRAGAGASVSFWYFKDDQLLAVDAMNDPRAYMVGKRLIDAGKSCDPKVVADPEIDLKSLLKA